A stretch of the Pseudoalteromonas ulvae UL12 genome encodes the following:
- a CDS encoding SIS domain-containing protein: MQEIVKEIYTESIQAQIAAGEVLPSALETAAFTMAQSLINGNKLLCCGAQGCHMLAQHMANLLVNFYETERPCLPAIALGSELTHLSSYAEQSDTDAFARQVRAFAQQGDLLMVFAINGNEKSVISAIEAALTKDMRVIALVGDDGGELAGLLGPNDVEIRVPSKRPSRIVESQLFNIHCLSELVDMTLFPQDES; the protein is encoded by the coding sequence ATGCAAGAGATAGTCAAAGAAATTTATACTGAAAGTATTCAAGCCCAAATCGCTGCAGGTGAAGTTTTACCAAGTGCCTTAGAAACGGCCGCTTTTACTATGGCGCAAAGCCTAATCAATGGTAACAAACTCCTGTGTTGTGGCGCTCAAGGATGCCATATGTTAGCGCAACACATGGCCAATTTACTGGTGAATTTTTATGAAACAGAGCGTCCATGTTTACCTGCAATTGCCTTAGGCTCTGAGCTGACACATTTAAGCAGCTACGCTGAACAAAGTGATACTGATGCATTTGCTCGCCAAGTACGTGCGTTTGCACAACAAGGTGACTTACTGATGGTCTTTGCAATCAATGGTAATGAAAAATCAGTTATTTCTGCCATTGAAGCGGCACTAACTAAAGATATGAGAGTCATAGCTTTAGTTGGCGATGATGGCGGTGAGCTTGCTGGTTTACTTGGGCCTAATGATGTTGAGATTCGAGTGCCTTCTAAGCGCCCAAGCCGCATTGTGGAATCACAACTATTTAATATCCACTGTCTTAGCGAGTTAGTCGATATGACACTTTTCCCACAGGATGAAAGTTAA
- a CDS encoding LysE family translocator: MELTAWLSLASICVLGAMTPGPSLAVILKHTVAGGRSHGLCASIAHGLAIALYALLTVLGMALIITNTPWLFNIIKYAGAAFLLYLAYQALTAKAGNDKLTINKETVTLWQSAQEGFLIAFLNPKIALFFIALFSQFIDIDANWPEKMLMVATVSGIDTLWYCLISVLLSQSSMLASLRKNSHIVDKITGVALLLVTARVLL; this comes from the coding sequence ATGGAATTAACAGCTTGGTTATCTTTAGCAAGTATTTGCGTACTGGGCGCCATGACTCCAGGCCCCAGTCTTGCCGTGATATTGAAACATACCGTAGCCGGCGGTCGCAGCCACGGTTTGTGCGCAAGTATTGCTCACGGTTTAGCGATTGCCCTATATGCACTACTCACCGTACTCGGCATGGCGCTCATTATTACCAACACACCTTGGCTGTTTAATATTATTAAATATGCCGGAGCCGCATTTTTACTCTACCTCGCTTATCAAGCGCTCACAGCCAAAGCAGGAAACGACAAACTCACGATCAATAAAGAAACGGTCACCTTGTGGCAAAGCGCCCAAGAAGGATTTTTAATCGCATTTTTAAATCCTAAAATTGCACTATTTTTTATCGCCCTGTTTAGCCAATTTATTGATATTGATGCCAACTGGCCTGAAAAAATGTTGATGGTTGCCACTGTTAGCGGCATTGATACGCTGTGGTATTGCTTGATCTCTGTGCTACTTTCGCAATCAAGCATGCTGGCAAGTTTACGAAAAAACAGTCATATCGTAGATAAAATAACAGGGGTTGCACTGCTTTTGGTCACTGCAAGAGTATTGCTTTAG
- the dolP gene encoding division/outer membrane stress-associated lipid-binding lipoprotein produces MLQKLIIIISLLILQGCAAAIVAGTAGAVSAATDRRTLGTQIDDNNIEIKATLEIKGQPQLAKFANISVVSLNGVVLLIGQTPTDEMRTAAERAIKDVAGIVKVHNQIRIGSNVGISTRTHDSWLTSKVKTRLLTEESISANDIKVITENGEVFLMGLVSDQEANTAVDLARNISGVVKVIKVFEYL; encoded by the coding sequence ATGTTACAAAAACTAATAATAATTATAAGCTTACTTATTTTACAAGGCTGCGCGGCTGCAATTGTTGCAGGTACTGCAGGTGCGGTATCTGCCGCGACCGACCGACGCACACTGGGTACACAAATTGATGATAACAATATTGAAATCAAAGCAACGCTCGAAATAAAAGGTCAGCCACAATTAGCAAAATTTGCCAATATCAGTGTTGTGAGTCTCAATGGAGTCGTTTTACTTATTGGGCAAACCCCGACTGATGAAATGCGCACCGCAGCTGAACGCGCTATCAAAGATGTTGCTGGTATCGTTAAAGTACATAATCAAATTCGCATCGGCAGCAACGTCGGGATCAGCACTCGTACCCATGATTCATGGTTAACATCAAAAGTAAAAACTCGCTTACTCACAGAAGAGTCAATCAGTGCGAACGATATTAAAGTCATTACTGAGAATGGAGAGGTTTTTCTGATGGGCTTAGTCAGCGATCAAGAAGCCAATACTGCCGTTGACTTAGCACGTAATATTTCTGGTGTTGTAAAAGTCATTAAAGTCTTCGAATATCTATAA
- a CDS encoding TRAP transporter small permease produces the protein MTKRPSLALIIAMSCIVLIFTLVLAQILLRLLNIQIPSVEDFAGYLLITSCFLGLAYTFEEQGHIRVTLLLHTQHPRLNVIINYLSHIAALLISAFVVYACWQLVSDSYHFHELTTGQIPLPQWPLQLPMLVGSALLLCSIFKAILLLGKKHG, from the coding sequence ATGACTAAGCGCCCTTCTTTAGCATTAATCATCGCGATGAGCTGTATTGTGCTTATTTTCACCTTAGTGTTAGCACAAATTTTACTGCGTTTATTGAATATTCAAATTCCTTCAGTGGAAGATTTTGCAGGCTACTTGCTAATCACTAGCTGCTTTTTAGGGCTTGCCTATACCTTTGAAGAGCAAGGGCATATCAGGGTAACCCTATTACTACACACCCAACACCCTCGCCTGAATGTTATTATTAATTATCTTAGCCATATCGCGGCTTTATTGATAAGTGCCTTTGTGGTTTATGCATGCTGGCAATTAGTCAGTGACTCTTATCATTTCCATGAACTAACCACAGGACAAATACCGTTACCACAATGGCCATTACAATTGCCTATGTTAGTTGGATCTGCGTTATTACTGTGCAGCATATTTAAAGCGATTCTTTTATTAGGTAAAAAACATGGATAG
- a CDS encoding LysR family transcriptional regulator has protein sequence MNNYKLLPALMSLLNTRNLTESAKQLNVSQSAMSKTLILIRQSFNDPILIREGNSFRLTHRAEQLKQQLPTLLSSIDALYLPESFDLALCDRQFNLASSDYVAQFVLPEICHQMQHQASHATINYQLWQSAWLSELADQNIDLVSTIADGIPENLYGIQMTEDPLVVVMRKGHPLSQFDLDLKLYCDARHIVISGGGDKDSALHIALNKLNKQRKIFANVPFFQTAIELLSTTDTILTTPLHIAATYAKRNNLVIKPLPLVVKNNHYYVLWHAKYHHDPAHKWFRELCFPLFKQHILTTVQLGQTLIHQNK, from the coding sequence ATGAATAACTATAAATTATTGCCTGCGCTGATGTCGCTTTTAAATACGCGCAACCTGACCGAATCAGCAAAGCAGCTGAATGTTAGCCAGTCTGCAATGAGCAAAACACTGATTTTAATTCGCCAGTCTTTTAACGATCCTATTTTAATTCGTGAAGGAAATAGCTTTCGCCTTACGCACCGTGCTGAGCAATTAAAACAACAATTACCAACTCTTTTGAGCAGTATTGATGCATTGTACCTCCCTGAATCGTTTGATTTAGCACTCTGTGACCGCCAATTTAATTTAGCTTCTAGCGATTATGTCGCTCAATTTGTACTGCCAGAAATTTGCCATCAAATGCAACATCAAGCCTCTCACGCAACAATTAATTACCAACTTTGGCAAAGCGCTTGGCTAAGTGAATTAGCTGATCAAAACATAGACTTAGTTTCGACCATCGCAGATGGCATTCCCGAAAACTTGTACGGGATACAAATGACTGAAGATCCACTGGTTGTTGTCATGCGAAAAGGACATCCTTTAAGTCAATTTGATTTAGATTTGAAACTGTACTGCGATGCTCGCCACATTGTGATCAGTGGTGGGGGAGATAAAGACAGCGCACTTCACATCGCGTTAAATAAACTCAATAAACAGCGAAAAATTTTTGCTAACGTGCCTTTTTTTCAAACTGCAATTGAGCTGTTGAGCACAACAGACACTATATTAACCACCCCGTTACACATTGCTGCCACGTATGCCAAAAGAAATAATCTTGTAATTAAACCTTTACCCCTGGTGGTGAAAAATAATCACTACTACGTACTTTGGCATGCTAAATACCATCATGACCCAGCACATAAATGGTTTCGTGAACTTTGTTTTCCCTTGTTCAAACAACATATATTAACGACCGTCCAACTAGGGCAAACTTTGATCCATCAAAATAAGTAA
- a CDS encoding YraN family protein, which translates to MNWFTQSFANTRQKGEFYELEAEHYLVEQGLTPVERNFWCKLGEIDLIMRDQQTWVFVEVKYRKGQQYGGANAAFTKQKQQRLHRAISVYIQQHQLQNSPLRVDFMAINGQNPYQFNWFKNVL; encoded by the coding sequence ATGAACTGGTTTACTCAAAGCTTTGCCAATACACGCCAAAAAGGCGAATTTTATGAACTTGAAGCCGAGCACTATTTGGTTGAGCAAGGGCTCACGCCTGTTGAACGGAATTTTTGGTGTAAGTTAGGTGAAATCGACCTCATCATGAGAGATCAACAAACCTGGGTGTTTGTTGAGGTAAAATATCGAAAAGGTCAACAATATGGAGGAGCCAATGCTGCATTTACAAAACAAAAGCAACAGCGGCTACATCGAGCCATTTCGGTCTACATTCAACAGCATCAACTACAAAATTCGCCGTTAAGAGTCGACTTTATGGCAATAAATGGGCAAAATCCCTATCAATTTAATTGGTTCAAAAATGTTCTGTGA
- a CDS encoding penicillin-binding protein activator, with amino-acid sequence MRLKHSSFILLFSLLSACSTTEKTTIEQQTVVKPVEKVAPQILDAQTLYDNARLKRGVDKIQMLYGARDKAISEHNWSLLQTICQDLLSRQGVDRVQNNLYLSLAQFKQRSYSQALTSLDTLQDKLTSPIHFYWHQFISGQIYAEQVLTSQALPYLFRASETAVKHQIEASDLNQLIWQQLNQLPAFTLKQIKDGSLIQQGWVNLALYSQLYIGDPVALHSAMNNWQRRYPRHPASFALPEKMQTLMAIEPFNVQKLAILLPKNNQKNERNTEALTAGILAAVEFNSSTKLQFIDSEQTSEQIKSQLEEFSPDFIIGPLLRENIERLKQDNVLANYPALYLNSSIQERTSLEHFYFALAPEHEINQAIEHFLSQPYKKPLILAPQNRSGTRLVEHFNQQWQMYSEVAPEIAFYSNNQDMQKQVRQLLEVDKSQQRIAQINLMFKEKLHSEARSRRDFDVIYLIADAVKTRLLKPYFDVSISTFADQPPIYAMSRSHSLLVDKSDKRDLQGLYFTDMPWMLPIKQTAPELRGQFDQLWPDQADLQQQLFAMGYDAVRLIPELRQLNALPGKRVQGLTGRLSVNELGEIERQLQWAQYRRQSIKAVSLKQEKPTPLFMQTQFIETSSEVSE; translated from the coding sequence GTGCGACTTAAACATTCTAGCTTTATTTTGTTATTTTCCTTGTTATCGGCATGTAGTACAACAGAGAAAACCACTATAGAGCAACAAACCGTGGTAAAACCTGTCGAAAAAGTCGCGCCTCAGATCCTTGATGCTCAAACCCTATACGATAATGCCCGTTTAAAACGGGGCGTAGATAAAATTCAAATGCTCTATGGCGCTCGCGACAAAGCGATCAGTGAGCACAATTGGTCGTTGCTGCAAACCATTTGCCAAGACTTACTCAGCCGACAAGGGGTTGATAGAGTACAAAACAATCTTTATTTATCGTTGGCTCAATTTAAACAGCGCAGCTATTCTCAGGCTTTGACATCCCTTGACACCTTGCAAGATAAGCTCACAAGCCCGATTCATTTTTATTGGCATCAATTTATCAGCGGTCAAATATATGCCGAGCAAGTACTGACATCGCAAGCTTTGCCTTATTTGTTTCGAGCCTCAGAAACCGCTGTAAAACATCAAATCGAAGCATCTGATTTGAATCAACTGATTTGGCAACAACTTAATCAGTTACCCGCATTTACGTTAAAACAAATCAAAGACGGTTCTCTCATTCAACAAGGCTGGGTCAATTTAGCGCTATACAGTCAATTATATATTGGTGATCCCGTTGCGTTGCACAGCGCTATGAATAATTGGCAGCGTCGCTACCCTCGCCACCCTGCAAGTTTTGCTTTGCCTGAAAAAATGCAAACTTTAATGGCTATCGAGCCATTTAACGTCCAAAAACTAGCTATTTTACTACCAAAAAATAATCAGAAAAATGAGCGCAATACCGAAGCATTAACTGCGGGCATTCTTGCTGCTGTTGAGTTTAATAGCTCGACTAAGCTGCAATTTATTGACTCAGAACAAACTAGCGAACAAATTAAAAGCCAACTTGAGGAGTTTTCGCCTGATTTCATCATTGGCCCACTGCTGCGCGAAAACATTGAACGTTTAAAGCAAGATAATGTACTGGCCAACTACCCTGCGTTATACCTTAATAGCAGCATTCAAGAGCGCACTTCTTTGGAACACTTTTATTTTGCTCTTGCACCTGAGCATGAAATAAACCAAGCAATTGAGCACTTTTTATCTCAACCATATAAAAAACCACTTATTCTAGCGCCGCAAAATCGCTCAGGAACCCGATTAGTCGAGCATTTTAACCAGCAGTGGCAAATGTATTCTGAAGTGGCACCTGAAATAGCGTTTTATAGCAACAACCAAGATATGCAAAAACAAGTCAGGCAATTACTTGAAGTGGATAAAAGCCAACAACGAATTGCACAAATAAACTTAATGTTCAAAGAAAAATTACACAGCGAAGCCCGTTCACGCCGCGATTTCGATGTTATTTATTTAATCGCAGATGCCGTCAAAACAAGACTTTTAAAGCCTTATTTTGATGTCAGCATTAGTACATTTGCAGATCAACCTCCTATTTATGCAATGTCACGCAGTCACAGCCTGCTAGTAGATAAATCTGATAAACGAGACTTACAAGGGCTTTATTTTACTGATATGCCTTGGATGCTCCCTATCAAACAAACAGCACCAGAGCTTCGTGGTCAATTTGATCAGTTATGGCCTGATCAGGCAGATTTACAACAGCAACTATTCGCCATGGGTTATGACGCCGTACGTTTAATTCCTGAGTTGCGCCAACTTAATGCGCTGCCAGGTAAACGTGTGCAAGGCTTAACGGGTCGCCTTTCGGTCAATGAGCTTGGTGAGATTGAGCGCCAATTACAATGGGCACAATACCGCCGGCAATCGATCAAAGCCGTTTCTTTGAAACAAGAAAAACCGACGCCATTGTTTATGCAAACTCAATTTATCGAGACTTCTTCTGAGGTGTCTGAGTAA
- a CDS encoding serine hydrolase, with protein MTKNNKNLFSTYFFMMGLVFSPLSAFASYAEPSLDQFIEMVMKERNIPGLQLAVVKGNKVVKQASYGMADLQHNVPVTDKTLFAINSMTKAFTGVAILQLVDQGVIKLDDKIGLHLPSLPLKWHELTIKQLMAHTTGLPEILASTSSLELIVPGNIDASWQAVQERPFLFNPNSRFSYNQTGYIVLGKLIERYIPEGFTHFITDFQLKPVGMKQTAQAGFSNLELVIPNQSRQYIYLESGEYKNFYGEFAHMLRTAAGMSSTALELADYIIALQSGQLIKEVEQLWQPVKLNNNRTEGFNNKENGYAMGWQVGQRKYHPSISASGANASTLITYPEDDVSVIVLTNLLGALPITFVDDIAAYYIPNFNHPDKVSSYRPMEYLDKLTTENGFGEFAKTFKKAEQDTGVTFDIDIIAEWGFELLAAQRVEDAIEIFQFSISNNDPHSFYYFGLAKAYDMQERYSDALKNYEAVVRLNPNAQMSQQRVAALKAQLKL; from the coding sequence ATGACCAAAAATAACAAAAATCTATTTTCCACATATTTTTTCATGATGGGGCTCGTTTTCTCGCCACTCTCTGCGTTTGCATCCTATGCTGAACCTTCTTTAGATCAGTTTATAGAGATGGTTATGAAAGAGCGTAACATCCCAGGTTTACAATTAGCTGTTGTAAAAGGTAACAAGGTCGTTAAGCAGGCAAGTTATGGTATGGCTGATTTACAGCATAATGTGCCAGTGACAGATAAAACGCTCTTTGCTATTAATTCAATGACTAAGGCATTCACTGGTGTGGCTATTTTGCAGTTGGTAGATCAAGGAGTGATTAAACTCGATGATAAAATCGGTCTGCATTTGCCTTCATTACCACTCAAGTGGCATGAATTAACTATTAAGCAGTTGATGGCGCACACCACAGGGTTACCTGAGATTTTGGCTTCTACCAGTTCGCTGGAGTTAATTGTACCTGGCAATATTGATGCGTCTTGGCAGGCTGTTCAGGAGCGCCCATTTTTATTCAATCCAAACAGCCGCTTTAGTTACAATCAAACAGGGTACATCGTCCTAGGTAAGCTGATAGAACGCTATATTCCAGAGGGATTCACTCATTTTATCACCGATTTTCAGCTTAAACCTGTTGGAATGAAACAAACAGCCCAAGCTGGATTCAGTAACCTTGAGTTGGTGATCCCCAATCAATCAAGACAATATATTTATCTAGAAAGTGGTGAGTATAAAAACTTTTATGGTGAATTCGCGCATATGTTAAGAACTGCAGCTGGGATGAGTTCGACCGCACTAGAGCTAGCTGATTATATTATTGCGTTGCAAAGTGGTCAGTTAATAAAAGAGGTCGAGCAATTATGGCAACCCGTTAAGCTCAACAATAATAGAACCGAAGGCTTTAATAACAAAGAAAATGGTTATGCGATGGGTTGGCAAGTTGGACAACGTAAATATCATCCCAGCATCAGCGCCAGTGGCGCCAATGCCAGTACATTGATTACTTACCCAGAAGATGATGTCTCAGTGATTGTGTTAACTAACTTACTCGGGGCGTTACCGATTACTTTTGTTGATGATATCGCGGCTTATTATATTCCTAACTTTAATCATCCTGACAAAGTGAGCTCATATAGGCCGATGGAGTATTTAGACAAATTAACAACAGAAAATGGTTTTGGAGAATTTGCGAAGACATTTAAAAAAGCTGAGCAGGATACAGGAGTCACCTTTGATATTGATATCATCGCAGAATGGGGATTTGAGTTATTAGCCGCACAGCGAGTGGAGGATGCAATTGAGATATTTCAGTTTTCGATTTCCAATAATGATCCGCACTCTTTTTATTATTTTGGTTTAGCAAAAGCATACGACATGCAAGAGCGTTATTCAGACGCATTAAAAAATTATGAAGCCGTTGTAAGGCTCAACCCAAACGCGCAAATGTCACAACAGCGAGTTGCCGCTTTAAAAGCACAGTTAAAGCTGTAA
- a CDS encoding ClpXP protease specificity-enhancing factor, translated as MTPNRPYLLRAFFDWIVDNQCTPHLVVDATYPQVVIPTQFVQDGQIVLNISPNAVAQFSMDNHEISFNARFGGQPMQVRVPIGAVLAIYARENGEGTVFTPDLIDEDDEIFADEFDASISEPEAPAPEPEVKKKASHLRVIK; from the coding sequence ATGACGCCTAATCGCCCATACTTACTTCGAGCTTTTTTTGATTGGATTGTCGATAACCAATGCACTCCTCATTTAGTGGTAGATGCAACGTATCCACAAGTGGTTATCCCGACACAGTTTGTACAAGACGGTCAAATTGTATTAAATATCAGCCCCAATGCGGTAGCACAGTTTTCTATGGATAATCATGAGATAAGCTTCAATGCTCGTTTTGGCGGTCAACCAATGCAAGTTAGAGTACCAATTGGTGCCGTGCTTGCAATTTATGCGCGTGAAAATGGTGAAGGGACGGTGTTTACACCCGATTTAATAGATGAAGATGACGAGATCTTTGCTGATGAATTCGATGCATCTATTTCTGAGCCTGAAGCGCCTGCTCCAGAACCAGAAGTTAAGAAAAAAGCCTCGCATTTACGCGTGATTAAATAA
- the rsmI gene encoding 16S rRNA (cytidine(1402)-2'-O)-methyltransferase, with protein MLNGDKSNKIGTLYVVATPIGNLDDISQRAIATLSSVDLIAAEDTRHTGKLLSHLAIKAKTFALHDHNEKQKAQQIVDWLNEGLDVALVSDAGTPLISDPGYSVVSLCREQGAKVTPVPGACAAIAAVSCSGLPTDRFQFLGFSPAKSKARQDFFLSAFESGMTSIIYESTHRIMASLDDIEAVLGAEQSVVLAKELTKTFETFFSGTVVELRAFLTDDPARQRGEIVLMLPGKAKQQDEIPADARRMLGLLEEHMPMKKACGIVADYFDIKKNALYKAVLADKDD; from the coding sequence ATGTTAAATGGGGATAAATCGAACAAAATTGGTACCTTGTACGTGGTAGCAACCCCGATAGGTAATTTAGATGATATTAGTCAGCGCGCCATTGCGACGCTTTCAAGTGTGGATTTAATTGCAGCCGAAGATACACGCCATACGGGTAAATTGTTGAGTCACTTGGCAATCAAAGCAAAAACATTTGCTTTGCATGATCACAATGAAAAGCAAAAAGCACAACAAATCGTTGATTGGCTCAATGAAGGACTCGATGTGGCTTTGGTGTCCGATGCAGGCACTCCACTGATCAGCGACCCTGGTTATTCTGTAGTGAGTTTGTGCCGTGAGCAGGGCGCCAAAGTGACACCAGTGCCTGGTGCATGTGCGGCTATTGCCGCGGTGAGTTGCTCAGGATTGCCCACTGACCGTTTTCAATTTTTAGGGTTTAGCCCTGCAAAAAGTAAGGCGCGACAAGATTTCTTTTTATCTGCGTTTGAAAGCGGTATGACCAGCATTATTTATGAAAGTACTCATAGAATCATGGCAAGCCTAGACGATATAGAAGCTGTGTTAGGTGCAGAACAATCCGTGGTGTTGGCCAAAGAGCTCACAAAAACCTTTGAAACCTTTTTTAGTGGCACTGTGGTTGAACTGCGAGCGTTTCTCACCGATGATCCTGCGCGTCAACGCGGCGAAATAGTGTTGATGTTACCAGGTAAAGCAAAACAGCAAGATGAAATACCCGCTGATGCACGGCGCATGCTGGGTTTGCTCGAAGAACACATGCCAATGAAAAAAGCCTGTGGCATCGTAGCAGATTACTTTGATATCAAAAAAAATGCCTTATACAAAGCAGTATTAGCAGATAAAGACGACTAA
- a CDS encoding TRAP transporter large permease — MDSLFIALCLAISLLTFLAIGLWVGFSLILIALIALFLNGNQAVGLIFSTTAWGHLTSWSLTALPLFIWMGELLYRAHIGKDLFDGLSPWLKRLPGGLLHINVFGSGIFAAVSGSSAATAATMGRMTLPELKKRGYSERLSIGSLAGSATLGLLIPPSIILIVYGVASDVSIAQLFLAGVIPGLVLMLLFSLYIIASHLHKPRAKTADISSLKKRHTVKKLLPITLLMCLVIGSIYSGLATPSESAALGVLGALLICKFKGLLTLNLVSDSLIACVKTTTMILFILLGASFLTMAMGFLQIPASLAIWVGELALSPATLLIALTAVFIILGLFLDGISIVILTCSILMPLIHQAGFDPIWFGIYLVVVVEMSQITPPVGFNLFVLKGITDRPLLEIAYAAMPFFIILLLSLVIFYHFPEVVLYLTR; from the coding sequence ATGGATAGTTTGTTTATTGCATTGTGTTTAGCGATTTCACTATTAACCTTTTTAGCTATTGGTTTGTGGGTTGGTTTTAGCCTTATTCTGATTGCCTTAATTGCATTATTTCTCAATGGTAACCAAGCTGTCGGGCTTATTTTTTCGACTACCGCTTGGGGACATCTTACTAGCTGGTCATTGACAGCACTTCCTTTGTTCATTTGGATGGGGGAATTACTTTATCGAGCCCATATCGGCAAGGATTTGTTTGATGGCCTCAGCCCTTGGCTCAAAAGACTTCCAGGGGGCTTACTGCATATCAATGTATTCGGCTCGGGGATTTTCGCTGCCGTCTCTGGATCTTCTGCTGCCACTGCTGCGACTATGGGTCGCATGACACTGCCTGAATTAAAAAAACGTGGTTATTCAGAACGTCTTAGTATTGGCTCTTTAGCAGGCTCAGCAACCTTAGGTTTACTGATCCCACCATCAATTATTCTGATTGTCTATGGAGTTGCCAGTGATGTCTCTATCGCTCAACTTTTTTTAGCGGGTGTGATTCCAGGTCTTGTCTTAATGCTGCTATTTTCTCTATACATTATTGCCAGTCATTTACATAAACCAAGAGCGAAGACAGCTGACATTTCTAGCCTCAAGAAGCGTCACACTGTCAAAAAGTTACTACCTATCACATTGTTAATGTGTTTAGTCATTGGTTCTATTTATTCAGGACTCGCTACCCCAAGTGAATCTGCTGCATTAGGTGTATTAGGGGCGCTTCTTATTTGTAAGTTTAAAGGGTTACTAACATTAAACTTAGTTAGTGACAGCCTAATCGCCTGCGTCAAAACCACGACTATGATCTTGTTTATTCTGCTCGGTGCCAGCTTTTTAACTATGGCTATGGGTTTTTTGCAAATACCTGCATCTTTGGCAATCTGGGTGGGTGAACTTGCCTTATCACCTGCAACGCTGCTGATTGCGTTGACTGCTGTATTTATTATTTTGGGATTATTTCTGGATGGGATTTCAATTGTTATTTTAACCTGCTCAATTTTAATGCCTCTTATTCATCAAGCCGGCTTTGATCCTATTTGGTTTGGTATCTATTTGGTTGTGGTGGTTGAAATGTCGCAAATAACCCCGCCAGTTGGATTCAATTTATTTGTTTTAAAAGGGATTACAGATAGACCTCTGCTTGAGATAGCGTATGCGGCAATGCCATTTTTTATCATTTTATTGCTCAGCTTGGTAATTTTTTACCACTTCCCAGAAGTAGTATTGTACTTAACTCGCTAA
- a CDS encoding TRAP transporter substrate-binding protein, protein MFTSSPSLCLDLVTPYGDSIFHTQNLREMAHSLKQDNIAITVHSGASLYKHAEIYRAVRTGQVAMGEIFIGLLGNQNPIFQLDNLPFLVANFADAHLLWQLSRPYLAKELIKEGVMLLFAAPWPPQGIYSQVELTDLSQLHNSKMRAYSAITADLATLMKANPTSIQASEIAQAFSTGMIDSMITSPSTGVSSRAWEYVKHYSDSQAWIPKNMLVMNQEIFLSLTASQQTALLEQARKYEERAWQLAAQETKLKTQLLADNGLTITKPNQVLVNQLNTIGTQMLNDWLEISPQSSHELIKQFLNQRVQHD, encoded by the coding sequence ATGTTTACAAGCTCGCCGAGCCTTTGTTTGGATTTGGTCACGCCCTATGGTGATTCAATTTTCCATACTCAAAACCTACGTGAGATGGCGCACTCTCTTAAACAAGACAATATTGCTATAACGGTTCATTCTGGTGCCAGCTTGTACAAACATGCTGAGATTTATCGCGCTGTACGCACCGGGCAAGTCGCGATGGGAGAGATTTTTATTGGCTTACTCGGAAACCAAAATCCTATTTTCCAGCTCGATAATTTGCCTTTTTTAGTGGCAAACTTTGCTGATGCGCATTTATTGTGGCAGTTATCTCGTCCCTATTTGGCAAAGGAACTTATCAAAGAAGGGGTTATGTTGTTGTTTGCTGCACCTTGGCCACCACAAGGTATTTACAGTCAAGTTGAGCTGACAGATTTGAGCCAATTGCATAATAGTAAAATGCGGGCTTATAGCGCGATTACCGCAGATTTAGCCACCCTAATGAAAGCGAATCCTACATCGATACAAGCCTCAGAAATCGCACAAGCCTTCAGTACAGGTATGATAGATAGTATGATCACTTCTCCTTCAACAGGCGTCAGTAGTCGAGCGTGGGAGTATGTAAAACACTACTCTGATAGCCAAGCATGGATCCCTAAAAATATGCTTGTTATGAATCAAGAGATATTCCTTTCGCTCACGGCATCACAACAAACAGCATTACTCGAACAAGCCAGAAAATACGAAGAACGAGCTTGGCAGCTCGCCGCCCAAGAAACAAAACTAAAAACACAGCTGCTAGCTGACAATGGGCTCACGATCACCAAACCCAATCAGGTATTGGTAAATCAACTTAATACTATTGGTACCCAAATGCTTAATGATTGGCTGGAGATTAGCCCTCAAAGTAGTCATGAGTTGATTAAGCAATTTTTAAATCAAAGAGTCCAACATGACTAA